A DNA window from Leptolyngbya sp. KIOST-1 contains the following coding sequences:
- a CDS encoding ABC transporter ATP-binding protein — MTATLSTNTPIQIRGLTKTYANGYQALKGVNLDIPMGMFGLLGPNGAGKSSLMRTIATLQEASEGTIQWGDIDVLQEKVKVRQVLGYLPQSFGVYPGVSAEKLLDHFAALKGITNGKERKELVKHLLEQVNLHEARDRAVSGFSGGMRQRFGIAQALVGDPRLVIVDEPTAGLDPAERVRFLNLLSEISERAAIILSTHIVEDVSELCPQMAVLIAGEIRATGQPADLMDQLAGKVWRIQIKRDQLPSYEENYQVLSTRFFMGDIIARIYSKADPGAGFEVVEPDLEDVYFCVMKQIPALQSSVIRNAVVS, encoded by the coding sequence ATGACCGCAACGCTGTCTACAAATACCCCAATTCAAATTCGGGGGTTGACCAAAACCTACGCCAATGGGTATCAGGCCTTGAAAGGGGTCAATCTGGATATCCCCATGGGTATGTTTGGGCTGCTGGGGCCAAACGGAGCCGGAAAATCTAGTCTGATGCGCACCATCGCCACCCTCCAGGAGGCCAGCGAGGGCACCATCCAGTGGGGCGACATCGACGTTCTGCAAGAGAAGGTGAAGGTGCGCCAGGTGTTGGGCTACTTGCCCCAGAGCTTTGGCGTGTACCCAGGGGTATCCGCCGAAAAGCTGCTGGATCACTTCGCGGCACTGAAAGGCATTACCAACGGCAAAGAGCGCAAGGAACTGGTGAAGCACCTGCTGGAGCAGGTGAATTTGCACGAGGCCCGCGATCGCGCCGTCAGCGGCTTTTCGGGCGGTATGCGGCAGCGGTTTGGCATTGCTCAAGCCCTGGTGGGCGACCCCCGACTGGTGATTGTGGACGAACCCACCGCTGGCCTCGACCCGGCGGAACGGGTGCGCTTCCTGAATTTGCTGAGCGAAATCTCGGAGCGGGCGGCGATCATTCTCTCCACCCACATTGTGGAGGACGTAAGCGAGCTGTGCCCCCAGATGGCGGTGCTGATTGCGGGCGAGATTCGCGCCACCGGCCAGCCAGCGGATCTCATGGATCAGCTAGCGGGCAAGGTATGGCGGATTCAGATCAAGCGCGATCAGCTGCCCAGCTATGAGGAAAACTACCAGGTACTCTCCACCCGCTTCTTTATGGGCGACATCATCGCCCGCATTTACAGCAAAGCCGACCCCGGTGCTGGGTTTGAGGTGGTTGAACCCGACCTGGAAGACGTCTACTTCTGCGTCATGAAGCAGATTCCGGCCTTGCAATCCTCAGTGATCCGAAACGCTGTCGTCTCCTAG
- a CDS encoding SH3 domain-containing protein, translating to MFGYLPLVMAMGLGAAIAPVNSLSTPPLMAQAQLYGTVIPNELNVRNGAGTDRPVLYVLHRDAVVRITGQYGDGADSWYKIVPMTSGYPQTEGWVSGAYLKVRNSPPSASYYDTGYQAGLADAQAGRTYDPVGGSRDLPADASRAYTRGYSDGYTAGRPGNPSGLQRYYDDGYQHGLEDGRAGRTYDPVSGSHGLPDNLSREYTRGYADGYQQGRP from the coding sequence ATGTTTGGATATTTGCCCCTGGTAATGGCCATGGGATTGGGAGCGGCGATCGCCCCGGTCAATTCCCTGTCCACCCCACCACTGATGGCCCAGGCTCAGCTTTACGGCACCGTCATTCCCAACGAACTGAACGTGCGGAATGGAGCGGGCACCGATCGCCCCGTGCTCTACGTGCTCCACCGCGACGCCGTGGTGCGTATCACCGGCCAGTACGGCGATGGAGCCGACAGCTGGTACAAGATCGTGCCCATGACCAGCGGCTATCCCCAGACCGAGGGCTGGGTCTCCGGGGCCTACCTGAAGGTGAGAAATAGTCCCCCTTCCGCCTCCTACTACGACACGGGCTATCAAGCGGGGCTGGCCGATGCCCAGGCGGGCCGCACCTACGACCCCGTGGGCGGCAGCCGCGATCTGCCCGCCGATGCCTCCCGTGCCTACACCCGAGGCTACAGCGATGGCTACACCGCCGGACGTCCCGGCAATCCCTCCGGTCTCCAGCGCTACTACGACGATGGCTACCAGCACGGGCTGGAGGATGGTCGTGCGGGCCGCACCTACGACCCGGTGTCCGGCAGCCACGGCCTGCCGGACAACCTGTCGCGGGAATACACCCGGGGCTACGCCGACGGCTACCAGCAGGGGCGGCCCTAG
- a CDS encoding AAA-like domain-containing protein — MTSNELFRLVEQTLQRPLTTLEKLVVEGSWQGLRYRHMADESGYVEEYIKQVGAKLWAELSAQTGSTVTKKNLRLLFGIVNEKAATAGEAGGALAAAERATRGNAAAIAPAPVKLSSACFDFPSGPLPLGSALYIARPPVEDTACGEILRPGGLLCIKAPRRFGKTSLLQRVITYGTAQGYRSCRIDLLEADDDAFGSIDGLLRWFCRSMLRTLDLDLPLDQVWDPDLGSKVNGGLVVQQVLTEAEVPLVLSINALERVFFFASVAQDFLSLLRFWHERSKDSSPWQRLRLVLVYDTDSYVALNLDVSPFNVGHSVRLPPFTLAQFLELGRRYGLPTIDAPRQRFTLEALYRLIAGHPYLANLSFYSLAQGEQAAPDLLNSATTPASIFHSHLQELWAQLRKNPAVLAAWQAVIDAQDRGWALNAIDTMRLESMGLIRTENGLAYPLCDLYQRFFAAQFETQA, encoded by the coding sequence ATGACCAGCAATGAGCTTTTTCGGCTAGTTGAGCAAACCCTCCAGCGCCCCCTGACTACGCTAGAAAAGCTGGTGGTTGAGGGCTCCTGGCAGGGACTGCGCTATCGCCACATGGCCGACGAATCGGGCTATGTGGAGGAATACATTAAGCAGGTGGGAGCCAAACTCTGGGCCGAACTTTCAGCCCAAACCGGCTCCACAGTTACTAAAAAAAACCTGCGATTACTATTTGGCATTGTCAATGAGAAGGCGGCTACTGCCGGGGAGGCAGGTGGTGCGTTAGCTGCGGCTGAAAGGGCAACCAGGGGGAATGCGGCGGCGATCGCCCCTGCCCCCGTCAAGCTCTCCTCGGCCTGCTTTGACTTTCCCTCGGGCCCCCTGCCCCTGGGGTCTGCCCTCTACATTGCCCGTCCTCCGGTGGAGGACACCGCCTGCGGAGAAATCCTCCGCCCCGGCGGACTGCTCTGCATCAAAGCCCCCCGCCGCTTTGGCAAAACTTCCCTGTTGCAGCGGGTGATCACCTACGGCACCGCCCAGGGCTATCGATCCTGCCGCATCGACCTGCTAGAGGCCGACGACGATGCGTTTGGCAGCATCGACGGGCTGCTGCGGTGGTTTTGCCGATCGATGCTCCGTACCCTGGACCTAGACCTGCCGCTAGATCAGGTCTGGGACCCGGATCTGGGCAGCAAGGTCAACGGCGGTCTGGTGGTGCAGCAGGTGCTGACCGAGGCCGAAGTCCCGCTGGTGCTATCAATCAACGCCCTGGAGCGAGTTTTTTTCTTTGCATCGGTGGCCCAGGATTTTTTGTCCCTGCTGCGCTTCTGGCACGAGCGCTCCAAAGACAGCAGCCCCTGGCAGCGGCTGCGGCTGGTGCTGGTCTACGACACCGACAGCTACGTCGCCCTAAATCTCGACGTTTCCCCCTTCAACGTGGGCCACTCCGTCCGGCTGCCGCCCTTTACCCTGGCCCAGTTTCTAGAGCTGGGTCGCCGCTACGGGCTGCCCACCATCGACGCCCCCCGCCAGCGCTTCACCCTGGAGGCCCTCTACCGGCTGATCGCGGGCCACCCCTACCTGGCCAATCTGAGCTTCTACAGCCTGGCCCAGGGGGAACAAGCTGCCCCCGACCTGCTGAACAGCGCCACCACCCCGGCCAGCATTTTCCACAGCCACCTGCAGGAACTCTGGGCTCAACTGCGGAAAAATCCAGCGGTGTTGGCCGCCTGGCAGGCCGTGATCGACGCCCAGGATCGGGGCTGGGCGCTGAATGCGATCGACACCATGCGCCTGGAAAGCATGGGGCTGATCCGCACCGAGAACGGGCTGGCCTATCCGTTGTGTGACCTCTACCAACGCTTTTTTGCCGCCCAGTTCGAGACCCAGGCCTAG
- a CDS encoding AAA-like domain-containing protein, with protein sequence MQSPASSIQQVPFQVGGTLRADDPTYIQRQADTALYDGLRQGELCYVLTARQMGKSSLMVRTKHRLSRMGWRCVALDLSGLGTEDITPKQWYKGLCAQIWLGLEMGSYREFQDWWTAQPERPPVQQLAACLEYLVHGLPQAVAEAMSQAPIAIFVDEVDSVLALKFAVDDVFALIRYTYNQRAIAPAWQRLTFALFGVATPSDLIRDRRRTPFNIGRAIPLAGFSLDEAQPLAAELGLPPAPAQAVLAAILHWTAGQPFLTQKLCRLAWQQLQGEDEVNLTVANAPAWVGDLVQRRVIHTWETQDDPEHLRTIRDRLLRQPQRTGQLLGLYQTLLGKGAIAYTGNPEQTALLLTGLVSRHQGQLQVKNPIYQVIFDADWVAQALAALCPYSGLLQQWVDSGQGDSAYLLRGAALAEAQAWQQGKSLSALDYQYLQASEAAKQVEIQQQLDTAQLQAENARLRQRQEVSRLKTVLLGVVSAALAAALGLSTLTWQQYQRAKASEVAALAASSQGLFASHQQLDAMVAAIRAKGALGQLSRPRPDLRHQVDQALNQAVFGSNEFNRLTRHAGGVLTVDISADGRYILTGGNDKTARLWAKDGTLLHTLVHQDTVHRVAFSPTGDRLVTGSLDGTLQVWSLAGQRLHHIQAHPQPVWGVAVSADGALMATASSDRTVKLWRADGSLKATLPTSEVAWAVAFSPNGRQVAAALLDGTIPRWTPQGQPLPTLLAHQSEVWDITYCPGSNRLVSASSDHTVKVWDAEGALLHSLQPPAAATQLSVDCGGGGDEFIAASGKNNAVTLWRADGTYVRTLRGHRAVIRGVALGPEGTVAASASDDGTVRLWQRHRYLLRSLEGHSDTVWGIVVSPDGKTVASVAGADELMLWQNSSPTASLRLRQLSGTFDAAGGTLITAGFSSLQGFSVDQLLQQRPVPLWQRTFPGGSTFAVGISTPRASGPPYIATGSDDGSLRFWTAVGRLTGSVAAHRSRIWQIAISPTGDRLVSASEDGTVKLWRRDGTLIETLVEQMGAFWGVAFSPDGDLVAATSLDDSLHLWRLSDGHHQRIDGQSEGLTRVAFSPDGQTIATGGIDTTVKLWSREGSLQNTLPGHTGLVTSLAFDPRGDYLYSGSDDSQVLAWDLQQISTLDPMAYACDWVRDYFGTSERLPPQQVAACAQPQ encoded by the coding sequence ATGCAGAGTCCGGCGAGTTCTATTCAGCAGGTGCCCTTCCAGGTGGGGGGCACCCTGCGGGCCGATGACCCCACCTACATCCAGCGGCAGGCCGACACGGCGCTGTACGACGGGCTGCGCCAGGGGGAGCTGTGCTACGTGTTGACCGCCCGCCAGATGGGGAAGTCGTCGCTGATGGTGCGGACCAAGCACCGCCTTAGCCGCATGGGCTGGCGCTGTGTGGCCCTGGATCTCAGCGGCCTGGGCACCGAGGACATCACGCCCAAGCAGTGGTACAAGGGGCTCTGTGCCCAGATCTGGCTGGGGCTGGAGATGGGCAGCTACCGGGAGTTTCAGGACTGGTGGACGGCCCAGCCGGAGCGGCCGCCGGTGCAGCAGTTGGCGGCCTGTCTGGAGTACCTGGTGCATGGCTTGCCCCAGGCGGTAGCCGAGGCCATGTCCCAGGCCCCGATCGCCATCTTTGTCGATGAGGTGGACAGCGTGCTGGCGCTGAAGTTCGCCGTCGATGATGTCTTTGCCCTGATTCGCTACACCTACAACCAGCGGGCGATCGCCCCAGCCTGGCAGCGGCTCACCTTTGCGCTGTTTGGGGTGGCCACGCCGTCGGATCTGATTCGCGATCGCCGCCGCACCCCCTTCAACATCGGTCGCGCCATTCCCCTGGCGGGGTTTTCCCTGGATGAGGCCCAGCCCCTGGCGGCGGAGCTGGGCCTACCTCCGGCCCCGGCCCAGGCGGTGCTGGCTGCCATTCTGCACTGGACGGCGGGCCAGCCCTTCTTGACCCAAAAGCTGTGTCGTCTGGCCTGGCAGCAGCTCCAAGGGGAGGACGAGGTGAACCTCACGGTGGCCAATGCCCCAGCCTGGGTGGGGGATCTGGTGCAGCGGCGGGTGATCCACACCTGGGAGACCCAGGACGACCCCGAACACCTGCGCACCATCCGCGATCGCCTGCTGCGCCAGCCCCAGCGGACGGGGCAACTGCTGGGCCTGTACCAAACCCTGCTGGGGAAGGGGGCGATCGCCTACACCGGCAACCCGGAGCAGACGGCCCTGCTGCTGACGGGCCTGGTCAGCCGCCACCAGGGGCAGCTCCAGGTCAAAAACCCGATTTACCAGGTCATCTTTGATGCTGACTGGGTGGCCCAGGCCCTGGCGGCCCTGTGCCCCTACAGCGGTCTGCTCCAGCAGTGGGTGGACTCGGGCCAGGGCGACTCGGCCTACCTGCTGCGGGGGGCGGCCCTGGCCGAGGCCCAGGCCTGGCAGCAGGGCAAAAGTCTCAGCGCATTGGATTACCAGTATTTGCAGGCCAGCGAGGCGGCTAAACAGGTCGAAATTCAGCAGCAGTTGGATACCGCCCAGCTCCAGGCGGAGAATGCTCGCCTGCGCCAGCGGCAGGAGGTCAGCCGCCTGAAAACGGTGCTGCTGGGGGTGGTATCGGCGGCCCTGGCGGCGGCTTTGGGGCTGAGCACCCTCACCTGGCAGCAGTATCAGCGGGCCAAGGCCAGCGAGGTGGCGGCCCTGGCGGCCTCCTCCCAGGGCCTGTTTGCCTCCCACCAGCAGCTCGATGCCATGGTGGCGGCCATCCGGGCCAAGGGGGCCCTGGGACAACTGTCTCGCCCCCGGCCCGACCTCCGGCACCAGGTGGATCAGGCCCTGAACCAGGCGGTGTTTGGCAGCAATGAGTTCAACCGGCTGACCCGCCACGCCGGGGGGGTGCTGACGGTGGACATCAGCGCCGATGGTCGCTATATCCTCACCGGGGGCAACGACAAAACCGCTCGCCTGTGGGCCAAGGACGGCACTCTGCTGCACACCCTGGTCCACCAGGACACGGTGCATCGGGTGGCCTTTAGCCCCACCGGCGATCGCCTGGTCACGGGCAGCCTGGACGGCACCCTCCAGGTCTGGAGCCTGGCGGGCCAGCGCCTCCACCACATTCAGGCCCACCCGCAGCCGGTCTGGGGGGTGGCGGTCAGCGCCGATGGAGCACTCATGGCCACCGCCAGCAGCGATCGCACCGTCAAGCTCTGGCGCGCCGATGGCTCCCTCAAGGCCACCCTGCCCACCAGCGAGGTGGCCTGGGCCGTCGCCTTTAGTCCCAACGGTCGCCAGGTGGCCGCCGCCCTGCTCGACGGCACCATTCCCCGCTGGACTCCCCAGGGGCAGCCCCTGCCCACCCTGCTAGCCCACCAGAGCGAGGTGTGGGATATCACCTATTGCCCTGGGTCGAACCGTCTGGTCTCCGCCAGCTCCGACCACACCGTCAAGGTATGGGACGCCGAGGGTGCCCTGCTGCACAGTCTCCAGCCCCCCGCCGCGGCCACCCAGCTCAGCGTCGATTGCGGCGGTGGCGGCGACGAATTTATCGCCGCCAGCGGCAAAAACAACGCCGTCACCCTCTGGCGCGCCGACGGTACCTACGTTCGCACCCTGCGGGGCCACCGGGCCGTGATTCGCGGCGTGGCCCTGGGGCCAGAGGGCACCGTCGCCGCCTCCGCTAGCGACGACGGCACTGTGCGGCTGTGGCAGCGCCACCGCTACCTGCTGCGATCCCTGGAGGGCCACAGCGATACGGTGTGGGGCATTGTGGTCAGCCCCGACGGCAAAACCGTGGCCTCGGTGGCGGGGGCCGATGAGCTGATGCTCTGGCAAAACTCTTCCCCAACAGCCTCCCTGAGGCTGAGGCAGTTGTCGGGCACCTTTGACGCCGCTGGCGGCACCCTGATCACGGCGGGCTTTTCCAGCCTCCAGGGGTTCAGCGTCGATCAGCTGTTGCAGCAGCGCCCTGTGCCCCTGTGGCAGCGGACCTTTCCGGGAGGATCCACCTTCGCCGTGGGGATCAGTACCCCTAGGGCCTCGGGCCCGCCCTACATTGCCACCGGCAGCGACGACGGCAGCCTGCGCTTCTGGACCGCTGTGGGTCGCCTCACGGGCAGCGTTGCCGCCCACCGGTCTCGCATCTGGCAGATTGCCATCAGCCCCACGGGCGATCGCCTGGTTTCTGCCAGCGAGGACGGCACCGTCAAGCTGTGGCGGCGGGACGGCACCCTGATCGAGACCCTGGTCGAGCAGATGGGAGCCTTTTGGGGCGTGGCCTTCAGCCCCGATGGCGATCTCGTTGCCGCCACCAGCCTGGACGACAGCCTGCACCTCTGGCGGCTGAGCGATGGTCACCACCAGCGCATTGACGGCCAGAGCGAGGGGCTCACCCGGGTGGCCTTCAGCCCCGACGGCCAGACCATCGCCACCGGCGGCATCGATACCACCGTGAAGCTGTGGAGCCGGGAGGGCTCTCTGCAAAATACCCTGCCCGGTCACACCGGCCTGGTCACCAGCCTGGCCTTCGACCCCAGGGGCGACTACCTCTACTCCGGCAGCGACGACAGCCAGGTACTGGCCTGGGATCTCCAGCAGATTTCCACCCTCGATCCCATGGCCTACGCCTGCGACTGGGTGCGCGACTACTTTGGCACCAGTGAGCGGCTGCCCCCCCAGCAGGTGGCCGCCTGTGCCCAACCGCAGTGA
- a CDS encoding cation:proton antiporter, translating into MGTPPLLLAWVLGGAPLSWLAQAPAGVNGLSVQPSPGSDVTGLVNTLIVLLLVATVVALITRRLRIPYVVGLVLAGLTITKSLLPGSVGLNPEIILNLFLPILIFEAAINTDISRLRSTIKPIALIAGPGVLLASIITAALLQWGLGLATITAAAIGVILTITDTVSVIAAFRTVPVPPRLATIVEGESLFNDGTALVLLGILTTIHLQGSFTAWEGVQQVVIAFVGGGLLGLGLGYLCVGLFQQLDDALSNLLLTVAVSLGTFQIGQALGVSSAIAVVVAGLVIGELGFRQTSASTKVTLLNFWEYAGFGVNTFIFLLVGIEVDPDVLLQTIPAALFAVVAYQTGRILTTYPLLYLLRFVDRPLPLRWQHVLILGNVKGSLSMALALSLPPGLPGRQQVVALVFSTVLVSLVGQGLSLPFLVKRLRLSAPSRHRQRMETLQLNLIAAKAAQQELANLLQSGSLPKNLYEELFAAYQAQIAAADRDLRAFYNQRTFSDRDHLEDQSQLDGLRRRLYLAEKGAVNDALRKGLLSEDTSQAYVRSLNEKLLSLRDE; encoded by the coding sequence ATGGGTACACCACCTCTACTGCTGGCTTGGGTGCTGGGTGGGGCACCGCTTAGCTGGCTGGCCCAGGCGCCTGCGGGCGTCAACGGGCTCTCTGTCCAACCCAGCCCTGGCTCCGATGTCACCGGGTTGGTCAACACCTTGATTGTGCTGCTGCTGGTGGCCACCGTGGTGGCGCTGATCACCCGGCGGCTGCGGATTCCCTACGTGGTGGGGCTGGTGCTGGCCGGGCTGACGATTACAAAGTCGCTCTTGCCTGGGTCGGTGGGCCTCAACCCGGAGATTATTCTCAACCTGTTTTTGCCAATTCTGATCTTCGAAGCGGCCATCAACACTGACATTAGCCGACTGCGCAGCACGATTAAGCCCATTGCTCTGATCGCGGGGCCAGGGGTGCTGCTGGCGTCAATTATTACCGCTGCCCTGCTGCAGTGGGGGCTGGGGTTGGCGACCATCACCGCCGCCGCCATTGGCGTGATTTTGACGATTACCGACACAGTTTCGGTGATTGCCGCCTTCAGAACGGTGCCGGTGCCCCCTCGGCTGGCCACTATTGTGGAGGGCGAAAGCCTGTTTAACGATGGCACCGCTCTGGTGCTGCTGGGCATTCTCACCACTATTCATCTCCAGGGGTCATTTACGGCCTGGGAGGGGGTGCAGCAGGTGGTGATTGCCTTTGTGGGCGGCGGATTGCTGGGCCTGGGGCTGGGCTACCTGTGTGTAGGCCTGTTTCAGCAGCTCGACGACGCCCTCAGCAACCTGCTGCTGACGGTGGCGGTGTCTTTGGGCACGTTTCAGATTGGTCAGGCGCTGGGGGTGTCGAGCGCGATCGCCGTTGTGGTGGCCGGCCTGGTGATTGGCGAACTGGGCTTTCGCCAGACCTCGGCGTCAACCAAAGTCACCCTGCTCAACTTTTGGGAGTACGCTGGCTTTGGGGTCAATACCTTTATCTTTTTGCTGGTAGGCATCGAGGTGGACCCAGACGTGCTGCTGCAAACCATTCCGGCGGCCCTGTTTGCGGTGGTGGCTTACCAAACTGGCCGCATTTTGACTACCTACCCCCTGCTGTACCTGCTGCGCTTTGTCGATCGCCCGCTGCCCCTGCGCTGGCAGCACGTGCTGATCTTGGGCAATGTTAAGGGGTCGCTGTCGATGGCGCTGGCGCTCAGCCTGCCCCCCGGTCTGCCGGGGCGGCAGCAGGTGGTGGCCCTGGTCTTTAGCACGGTGCTGGTGTCGCTGGTGGGCCAGGGGCTGAGCCTCCCCTTTCTGGTCAAACGGCTGCGGCTGAGCGCTCCCTCGCGCCACAGGCAGCGCATGGAAACCCTCCAGCTCAATCTGATTGCCGCCAAAGCTGCCCAGCAGGAACTGGCTAACCTGCTGCAGTCGGGTAGCCTGCCCAAAAATCTCTACGAAGAGCTGTTTGCCGCCTACCAGGCCCAGATTGCCGCTGCCGATCGCGACCTACGGGCCTTCTATAACCAGCGCACCTTTAGCGATCGCGACCACCTCGAAGACCAGAGCCAGCTCGATGGCCTGCGCCGCCGCCTCTATCTGGCCGAAAAAGGGGCCGTCAACGATGCCCTCCGCAAGGGCCTGCTGTCGGAAGACACCAGCCAGGCCTACGTGCGATCGCTGAACGAAAAGCTGCTTTCGCTGCGGGACGAGTGA
- a CDS encoding CPP1-like family protein: MSDQNSYELLGLTEASTFEEIQEARDRLVGQYAEEPKQKAAVEAAYDAILMERLRLRQEGKIKVPDRIRFAENTPEPPPPAKATPSLSRPDWLNSLVDTPSRDDILWPAVVYGGLAVLGFAAPSLALAVAIGVAIYFLNRKENKFWRSVLLTIGGLAVGLALGLTVGQLLIPQGAQFAWASPDAVAAAVTCVSLWSVTSFLR, translated from the coding sequence ATGAGCGACCAAAATTCGTACGAACTGCTGGGGCTGACCGAGGCCTCGACCTTTGAAGAAATTCAGGAGGCCCGCGATCGCCTGGTCGGGCAGTACGCCGAGGAGCCCAAGCAGAAAGCCGCCGTGGAAGCCGCCTATGACGCCATTTTGATGGAGCGGCTGCGGCTGCGTCAGGAGGGCAAAATCAAAGTGCCCGATCGCATTCGCTTTGCCGAAAATACCCCCGAGCCACCGCCGCCCGCCAAAGCCACCCCCAGCCTGTCCCGCCCCGACTGGCTCAACAGCCTGGTGGACACCCCCAGCCGCGACGACATCCTCTGGCCTGCGGTGGTCTACGGAGGATTGGCGGTGCTGGGCTTTGCCGCCCCGTCCCTGGCCCTTGCGGTGGCGATTGGGGTCGCCATTTACTTCCTCAACCGCAAAGAGAACAAGTTCTGGCGCTCGGTGCTGCTCACCATCGGTGGTCTGGCGGTGGGTTTGGCCCTGGGTCTGACGGTGGGCCAGCTGCTGATTCCCCAGGGGGCTCAGTTTGCCTGGGCCAGCCCCGATGCGGTGGCGGCAGCGGTGACCTGCGTATCCCTCTGGAGCGTGACCAGCTTCCTGCGCTGA
- a CDS encoding 4-hydroxyphenylpyruvate dioxygenase family protein, which translates to MDFNHLSFYVEAVAPWRDWFVNAWGAVCAGPTPGETADQTQERALVYIGQVPLLIVADRAVVAPYLHRHPPGIGDVALRVNGLELMLEQVLAAGGSLVQPIQTDSWGRGRWSKIQGWGSLSHTLIESRQPEIWVPGIAPGHPLISGTSLISAIDHAVLNVPTGELPEAIAWYVNQLGFQPRQRFTIDTPHSGLRSQVLAHPQGKAQLPINEPATANSQVQEFLDHNRGGGVQHVALHTTDIVQTVGQLRAGGVRFLAVPPSYYETLRRRPGYSTQDDMEGDWLRQREAAIAQLEILVDWEPHRPQARLLQTFTQPLLNIPTVFFELIQRQVVQVQEEAVQAQGFGERNFQALFEAIEREQLKRGSLV; encoded by the coding sequence ATGGATTTTAACCATCTGAGTTTTTATGTGGAGGCGGTGGCCCCCTGGCGCGACTGGTTTGTCAACGCCTGGGGCGCAGTTTGTGCTGGTCCAACCCCAGGGGAAACGGCGGATCAAACCCAGGAGCGAGCCCTGGTCTACATCGGTCAGGTGCCGCTGCTGATCGTCGCCGACAGGGCCGTGGTCGCCCCCTACCTGCACCGACATCCGCCGGGCATTGGCGATGTGGCACTGCGGGTCAACGGACTGGAGTTGATGCTGGAGCAAGTCCTGGCCGCCGGGGGAAGCCTGGTGCAGCCGATTCAAACCGATTCCTGGGGTCGTGGCCGCTGGAGCAAAATTCAGGGATGGGGTTCGCTCAGCCACACGCTGATCGAGTCGCGTCAGCCGGAGATTTGGGTGCCGGGCATTGCCCCTGGCCATCCGCTGATCTCTGGTACTAGCTTGATCAGCGCCATCGATCACGCGGTCCTCAACGTACCGACTGGCGAACTGCCCGAGGCGATCGCCTGGTATGTCAATCAGCTCGGCTTCCAGCCCCGTCAGCGCTTTACCATCGACACCCCCCACTCCGGGCTGCGCAGCCAGGTGCTGGCCCACCCCCAGGGCAAGGCCCAGCTGCCCATCAACGAGCCCGCCACCGCCAACTCCCAGGTACAGGAGTTTTTGGACCACAACCGGGGGGGCGGGGTGCAGCATGTGGCCCTGCACACCACCGACATTGTGCAGACGGTGGGGCAGCTGCGGGCCGGGGGCGTGCGGTTTCTGGCGGTGCCCCCCAGCTACTACGAAACGCTGCGGCGGCGACCGGGGTATTCGACCCAGGACGACATGGAGGGGGACTGGCTGCGTCAGCGCGAGGCGGCGATCGCCCAGCTGGAAATTCTGGTTGACTGGGAACCGCATCGGCCCCAGGCGCGGCTGCTGCAAACCTTTACTCAGCCGCTGCTGAACATTCCAACGGTGTTCTTCGAGCTGATCCAGCGGCAGGTGGTGCAGGTGCAGGAGGAAGCCGTGCAGGCCCAGGGGTTTGGCGAACGCAACTTTCAGGCCCTGTTTGAGGCGATCGAGCGCGAACAACTAAAACGGGGCAGCCTGGTCTAG